From Etheostoma cragini isolate CJK2018 chromosome 10, CSU_Ecrag_1.0, whole genome shotgun sequence, the proteins below share one genomic window:
- the gpc4 gene encoding glypican-4 isoform X3, with protein sequence MKTLSVLCVVSTLVVLSVSMTAEQKLKNCNEVRAAYSSKGFNVNDVPNKGVNGAPLKVCPQGFSCCTVEMEEQLSQQSHTEIKAPVSRLSTNLQSTFRQRHDHFDKFFRELLKNAEVSLHNMFVRTYGMMYVQNSELFKNFFEALTRYYVSGSAAVNLDSMLSDFWADLLERMFRLVNVQYEFNDAYMECVSQHTEQLQPFGDVPRKLRIQLTRAFVAARTFVRGLTLMPEVVNKVSMVSASPSCVRASMKMLYCPYCSGQVALKPCQNYCLNVLRGCLANQADLDAEWNNFLDAMLSLAERLEGPFNFESVMDPIDVKISEAIMNMQENSMQVSQKVFQGCGQPKLSKTFRSKRSIKDTGFNGRFRPYSPDARPTTAAGTSLDRLTTDVKKKLKHAKKFWSTLPETVCAGERIAPGDECWNGTAKSRYESVVIGNGLANQVSNPDVDVDVTKPDIVIRSQIAVLKEMTSWLKAAHSGNDISIESVDVGSGGEESGSGCDSPSCNTDRDMYFSTTRSPVRPRINSVGLPTAGGVASQRSMALVVCGLALALLAPHLR encoded by the exons ATGAAGACGCTGTCGGTGTTGTGTGTCGTTTCCACGCtggttgtgttgtctgtgtcGATGACTGCGGAGCAAAAGTTGAAAAACTGCAACGAAGTTCGTGCTGCTTACAGCTCCAAAGGCTTCAACGTTAACGACGTTCCCAACAAAGGAGTCAACG GAGCCCCCCTGAAAGTGTGTCCGCAGGGTTTCTCCTGCTGCACGGTAGAGATGGAGGAGCAGCTGAGCCAGCAGAGCCACACGGAGATCAAAGCTCCCGTCTCCAGGCTTAGCACCAACTTACAATCCACCTTCAGACAGAGGCACGACCACTTTGACA agTTTTTCCGtgagcttttaaaaaatgctgAGGTCTCGCTGCACAACATGTTCGTGCGAACCTACGGCATGATGTACGTGCAGAACTCCGAACTGTTCAAGAACTTCTTCGAGGCCCTGACTCGGTACTACGTGTCCGGCAGCGCTGCTGTCAACCTGGACTCCATGCTGTCGGACTTCTGGGCCGACCTCCTGGAGAGGATGTTCCGGTTGGTCAACGTGCAGTACGAGTTCAACGACGCCTACATGGAGTGTGTCAGCCAGCACACGGAGCAGCTCCAGCCCTTCGGCGATGTGCCTCGCAAGCTCCGCATCCAGCTGACGCGGGCCTTTGTCGCCGCACGCACCTTCGTACGCGGCCTGACGCTCATGCCAGAAGTGGTCAATAAAGTTTCTATG GTCAGCGCGTCTCCCAGCTGTGTGCGGGCCTCCATGAAGATGTTGTACTGTCCCTACTGCTCGGGCCAAGTGGCCCTGAAGCCCTGCCAGAATTACTGTCTGAATGTGTTGCGTGGCTGTTTGGCCAACCAGGCCGACTTGGACGCTGAATGGAACAACTTCCTCG ATGCCATGCTTAGTCTAGCAGAGAGGCTTGAAGGACCCTTTAATTTTGAGTCCGTCATGGATCCCATCGACGTGAAGATTTCCGAGGCCATCATGAACATGCAGGAGAACAGCATGCAAGTGTCACAGAAA GTTTTCCAAGGATGTGGGCAGCCTAAACTAAGCAAGACCTTCCGTTCCAAACGCTCTATCAAAGACACAGGCTTCAACGGCCGCTTCCGCCCTTACAGTCCTGATGCAAGGCCAACTACCGCTGCCGGGACAAGTTTAGATCGATTG ACAACTGATGTGAAGAAGAAGCTGAAACACGCAAAGAAGTTCTGGTCTACGTTGCCAGAGACCGTGTGTGCAGGTGAGAGGATTGCACCTGGGGACGAGTGCTGGAATGGAACAGCAAAAAGCAG GTACGAGTCGGTTGTCATTGGCAATGGACTGGCCAATCAGGTATCAAACCCTGATGTGGACGTGGACGTAACAAAGCCAGACATTGTTATTCGCAGTCAGATCGCCGTTTTGAAGGAAATGACAAGCTGGCTCAAAGCTGCACACAGCGGCAATGACATCTCGATTGAGAGCG ttGACGTTGgcagtggaggagaggagagcggCAGCGGTTGTGACTCTCCGTCCTGCAACACAGACCGGGACATGTACTTCTCCACTACACGGAGCCCTGTCAGACCCCGGATTAATTCAGTGGGCTTGCCCACAGCTGGGGGGGTCGCCTCACAGAGAAGCATGGCGCTGGTGGTCTGCGGGCTGGCCCTGGCCCTGCTGGCTCCCCACTTGAGATAA
- the gpc4 gene encoding glypican-4 isoform X1 — protein MKTLSVLCVVSTLVVLSVSMTAEQKLKNCNEVRAAYSSKGFNVNDVPNKGVNGAPLKVCPQGFSCCTVEMEEQLSQQSHTEIKAPVSRLSTNLQSTFRQRHDHFDKFFRELLKNAEVSLHNMFVRTYGMMYVQNSELFKNFFEALTRYYVSGSAAVNLDSMLSDFWADLLERMFRLVNVQYEFNDAYMECVSQHTEQLQPFGDVPRKLRIQLTRAFVAARTFVRGLTLMPEVVNKVSMVSASPSCVRASMKMLYCPYCSGQVALKPCQNYCLNVLRGCLANQADLDAEWNNFLDAMLSLAERLEGPFNFESVMDPIDVKISEAIMNMQENSMQVSQKVFQGCGQPKLSKTFRSKRSIKDTGFNGRFRPYSPDARPTTAAGTSLDRLTTDVKKKLKHAKKFWSTLPETVCAGERIAPGDECWNGTAKSRYESVVIGNGLANQVSNPDVDVDVTKPDIVIRSQIAVLKEMTSWLKAAHSGNDISIESVEDVDVGSGGEESGSGCDSPSCNTDRDMYFSTTRSPVRPRINSVGLPTAGGVASQRSMALVVCGLALALLAPHLR, from the exons ATGAAGACGCTGTCGGTGTTGTGTGTCGTTTCCACGCtggttgtgttgtctgtgtcGATGACTGCGGAGCAAAAGTTGAAAAACTGCAACGAAGTTCGTGCTGCTTACAGCTCCAAAGGCTTCAACGTTAACGACGTTCCCAACAAAGGAGTCAACG GAGCCCCCCTGAAAGTGTGTCCGCAGGGTTTCTCCTGCTGCACGGTAGAGATGGAGGAGCAGCTGAGCCAGCAGAGCCACACGGAGATCAAAGCTCCCGTCTCCAGGCTTAGCACCAACTTACAATCCACCTTCAGACAGAGGCACGACCACTTTGACA agTTTTTCCGtgagcttttaaaaaatgctgAGGTCTCGCTGCACAACATGTTCGTGCGAACCTACGGCATGATGTACGTGCAGAACTCCGAACTGTTCAAGAACTTCTTCGAGGCCCTGACTCGGTACTACGTGTCCGGCAGCGCTGCTGTCAACCTGGACTCCATGCTGTCGGACTTCTGGGCCGACCTCCTGGAGAGGATGTTCCGGTTGGTCAACGTGCAGTACGAGTTCAACGACGCCTACATGGAGTGTGTCAGCCAGCACACGGAGCAGCTCCAGCCCTTCGGCGATGTGCCTCGCAAGCTCCGCATCCAGCTGACGCGGGCCTTTGTCGCCGCACGCACCTTCGTACGCGGCCTGACGCTCATGCCAGAAGTGGTCAATAAAGTTTCTATG GTCAGCGCGTCTCCCAGCTGTGTGCGGGCCTCCATGAAGATGTTGTACTGTCCCTACTGCTCGGGCCAAGTGGCCCTGAAGCCCTGCCAGAATTACTGTCTGAATGTGTTGCGTGGCTGTTTGGCCAACCAGGCCGACTTGGACGCTGAATGGAACAACTTCCTCG ATGCCATGCTTAGTCTAGCAGAGAGGCTTGAAGGACCCTTTAATTTTGAGTCCGTCATGGATCCCATCGACGTGAAGATTTCCGAGGCCATCATGAACATGCAGGAGAACAGCATGCAAGTGTCACAGAAA GTTTTCCAAGGATGTGGGCAGCCTAAACTAAGCAAGACCTTCCGTTCCAAACGCTCTATCAAAGACACAGGCTTCAACGGCCGCTTCCGCCCTTACAGTCCTGATGCAAGGCCAACTACCGCTGCCGGGACAAGTTTAGATCGATTG ACAACTGATGTGAAGAAGAAGCTGAAACACGCAAAGAAGTTCTGGTCTACGTTGCCAGAGACCGTGTGTGCAGGTGAGAGGATTGCACCTGGGGACGAGTGCTGGAATGGAACAGCAAAAAGCAG GTACGAGTCGGTTGTCATTGGCAATGGACTGGCCAATCAGGTATCAAACCCTGATGTGGACGTGGACGTAACAAAGCCAGACATTGTTATTCGCAGTCAGATCGCCGTTTTGAAGGAAATGACAAGCTGGCTCAAAGCTGCACACAGCGGCAATGACATCTCGATTGAGAGCGTTGAGGATG ttGACGTTGgcagtggaggagaggagagcggCAGCGGTTGTGACTCTCCGTCCTGCAACACAGACCGGGACATGTACTTCTCCACTACACGGAGCCCTGTCAGACCCCGGATTAATTCAGTGGGCTTGCCCACAGCTGGGGGGGTCGCCTCACAGAGAAGCATGGCGCTGGTGGTCTGCGGGCTGGCCCTGGCCCTGCTGGCTCCCCACTTGAGATAA
- the gpc4 gene encoding glypican-4 isoform X2, giving the protein MKTLSVLCVVSTLVVLSVSMTAEQKLKNCNEVRAAYSSKGFNVNDVPNKGVNGAPLKVCPQGFSCCTVEMEEQLSQQSHTEIKAPVSRLSTNLQSTFRQRHDHFDKFFRELLKNAEVSLHNMFVRTYGMMYVQNSELFKNFFEALTRYYVSGSAAVNLDSMLSDFWADLLERMFRLVNVQYEFNDAYMECVSQHTEQLQPFGDVPRKLRIQLTRAFVAARTFVRGLTLMPEVVNKVSMVSASPSCVRASMKMLYCPYCSGQVALKPCQNYCLNVLRGCLANQADLDAEWNNFLDAMLSLAERLEGPFNFESVMDPIDVKISEAIMNMQENSMQVSQKVFQGCGQPKLSKTFRSKRSIKDTGFNGRFRPYSPDARPTTAAGTSLDRLTTDVKKKLKHAKKFWSTLPETVCAGERIAPGDECWNGTAKSRYESVVIGNGLANQVSNPDVDVDVTKPDIVIRSQIAVLKEMTSWLKAAHSGNDISIESVEDGSGGEESGSGCDSPSCNTDRDMYFSTTRSPVRPRINSVGLPTAGGVASQRSMALVVCGLALALLAPHLR; this is encoded by the exons ATGAAGACGCTGTCGGTGTTGTGTGTCGTTTCCACGCtggttgtgttgtctgtgtcGATGACTGCGGAGCAAAAGTTGAAAAACTGCAACGAAGTTCGTGCTGCTTACAGCTCCAAAGGCTTCAACGTTAACGACGTTCCCAACAAAGGAGTCAACG GAGCCCCCCTGAAAGTGTGTCCGCAGGGTTTCTCCTGCTGCACGGTAGAGATGGAGGAGCAGCTGAGCCAGCAGAGCCACACGGAGATCAAAGCTCCCGTCTCCAGGCTTAGCACCAACTTACAATCCACCTTCAGACAGAGGCACGACCACTTTGACA agTTTTTCCGtgagcttttaaaaaatgctgAGGTCTCGCTGCACAACATGTTCGTGCGAACCTACGGCATGATGTACGTGCAGAACTCCGAACTGTTCAAGAACTTCTTCGAGGCCCTGACTCGGTACTACGTGTCCGGCAGCGCTGCTGTCAACCTGGACTCCATGCTGTCGGACTTCTGGGCCGACCTCCTGGAGAGGATGTTCCGGTTGGTCAACGTGCAGTACGAGTTCAACGACGCCTACATGGAGTGTGTCAGCCAGCACACGGAGCAGCTCCAGCCCTTCGGCGATGTGCCTCGCAAGCTCCGCATCCAGCTGACGCGGGCCTTTGTCGCCGCACGCACCTTCGTACGCGGCCTGACGCTCATGCCAGAAGTGGTCAATAAAGTTTCTATG GTCAGCGCGTCTCCCAGCTGTGTGCGGGCCTCCATGAAGATGTTGTACTGTCCCTACTGCTCGGGCCAAGTGGCCCTGAAGCCCTGCCAGAATTACTGTCTGAATGTGTTGCGTGGCTGTTTGGCCAACCAGGCCGACTTGGACGCTGAATGGAACAACTTCCTCG ATGCCATGCTTAGTCTAGCAGAGAGGCTTGAAGGACCCTTTAATTTTGAGTCCGTCATGGATCCCATCGACGTGAAGATTTCCGAGGCCATCATGAACATGCAGGAGAACAGCATGCAAGTGTCACAGAAA GTTTTCCAAGGATGTGGGCAGCCTAAACTAAGCAAGACCTTCCGTTCCAAACGCTCTATCAAAGACACAGGCTTCAACGGCCGCTTCCGCCCTTACAGTCCTGATGCAAGGCCAACTACCGCTGCCGGGACAAGTTTAGATCGATTG ACAACTGATGTGAAGAAGAAGCTGAAACACGCAAAGAAGTTCTGGTCTACGTTGCCAGAGACCGTGTGTGCAGGTGAGAGGATTGCACCTGGGGACGAGTGCTGGAATGGAACAGCAAAAAGCAG GTACGAGTCGGTTGTCATTGGCAATGGACTGGCCAATCAGGTATCAAACCCTGATGTGGACGTGGACGTAACAAAGCCAGACATTGTTATTCGCAGTCAGATCGCCGTTTTGAAGGAAATGACAAGCTGGCTCAAAGCTGCACACAGCGGCAATGACATCTCGATTGAGAGCGTTGAGGATG gcagtggaggagaggagagcggCAGCGGTTGTGACTCTCCGTCCTGCAACACAGACCGGGACATGTACTTCTCCACTACACGGAGCCCTGTCAGACCCCGGATTAATTCAGTGGGCTTGCCCACAGCTGGGGGGGTCGCCTCACAGAGAAGCATGGCGCTGGTGGTCTGCGGGCTGGCCCTGGCCCTGCTGGCTCCCCACTTGAGATAA